The Humulus lupulus chromosome 3, drHumLupu1.1, whole genome shotgun sequence genome window below encodes:
- the LOC133824353 gene encoding uncharacterized protein LOC133824353 codes for MIPHLHHFLSLTFPLSLSIYLTLSLSLSLSLLSSSLFWDKTMNIFSNGPSREDDFEEKENRVGSCIAEDIETEAEERSNFVMDTTMMMMNHNHENGVEFEFEIWPVEHPMEPPDEDRPVKCPIPHSSVINEEGKREKRVALAENSTVVKKGGEEEDDEEEVGAVIERPVRKRHHMTLTGENEYTDDDDDDDDDDDFSSNDKTIMPLTRMSPLPPLPTQNLTIFQMLQQFDKFDS; via the exons ATGATCCCACACCTTCATCACTTTCTTTCTCTCACTTTTCCTCTGTCTCTATCTATCtacctcactctctctctctctctctctctctctctcctctcaagCTCTTTGTTCTGGGATAAAACTATGAACATTTTCTCCAACGGACCTTCACGCGAAGATGATTTC GAAGAAAAGGAGAACAGAGTAGGTTCGTGTATAGCAGAAGATATAGAAACAGAAGCAGAAGAAAGAAGCAACTTTGTTATGGATActacgatgatgatgatgaaccATAATCATGAGAATGGAGTTGAATTTGAGTTCGAAATTTGGCCAGTTGAACACCCAATGGAGCCTCCTGATGAAGATAGGCCTGTCAAATGCCCCATACCCCATTCTTCTGTTATCAAT GAGGaaggaaagagagagaagagagtggCACTGGCAGAGAACTCGACAGTGGTGAAGAAAGgaggagaagaggaagacgaTGAAGAAGAGGTTGGTGCGGTTATAGAGCGTCCGGTTCGTAAGAGGCACCACATGACTCTAACCGGAGAGAACGAGTACACTGACGATGATGACGATGACGACGACGACGATGATTTTAGTAGCAATGATAAGACGATAATGCCCCTGACGAGAATGTCACCATTGCCTCCTCTTCCAACTCAGAATCTCACCATCTTCCAAATGCTCCAACAGTTCGACAAGTTTGACTCTTGA
- the LOC133824354 gene encoding IAA-alanine resistance protein 1 codes for MAFSNREVATVLFVVLGLGSALLLDLSYASQVSPSHGAHRCSHGHDHDHDHHHHHHHEQSSVESNLLPEELAEEEDMKLYGFGSHGHHHDHDHEHVHFGVLQLTGPGLWLHALGCSFLVSMASLICLIILPVVFVKGKPSKTVVDSLALFGAGAMLGDAFLHQLPHAFGGAHSHSHDHHEDHDHDDHSGHSHAHSLADLSVGLSILAGIVLFLLVEKVVRYVEDNSGGTDTWGHTHHHHHKKSKKLKDDGSDDDIQSKSSTDNDKIALEKSSEVSDELLHDSLKEDAQNGSHIRKRRTTIDGENDKQDVDAAKLSSADVKTPKEEDAQAPSNLVFGYLNLFSDGVHNFTDGIALGSAFLLYGSVGGWSRTLFLLAHEIPQEVGDFGILVRSGFSVSKALFFNFLSALVALAGTALALLLGQDPGQSSLIEGFTAGGFIYIAVAGVLAEMNSSSKPTLKGIIGQLTSLILGMGVALCISLVE; via the exons ATGGCTTTTTCCAATAGAGAAGTGGCTACTGTGCTTTTTGTGGTTTTGGGTTTGGGTTCTGCCTTGCTTTTGGATCTGAGCTATGCTTCTCAAGTCTCTCCATCTCATGGTGCTCACCGCTGTAGTCACGGACACGACCACGACCAcgatcaccaccaccaccaccaccatgagCAGAGTTCAGTCGAATCGAATCTTCTTCCAGAGGAATTGGCTGAGGAGGAGGATATGAAGCTGTACGGGTTTGGGTCTCACGGTCACCACCACGACCATGACCATGAACATGTACATTTCGGAGTTTTACAGCTCACGGGTCCTG GTCTTTGGCTACATGCATTGGGATGCTCTTTTTTGGTGAGCATGGCTTCCCTCATTTGCTTAATTATCTTGCCAGTAGTGTTTG TTAAAGGGAAACCATCCAAGACAGTTGTTGATTCATTGGCTTTATTTGGG GCTGGAGCTATGCTAGGGGATGCTTTTCTTCACCAACTACCACATGCCTTTG GGGGTGCACACTCACACTCTCATGATCACCATGAGGATCATGACCATGATGATCATTCTGGACACTCACATGCACATTCGCTAGCAGATCTTTCTGTAGGATTGTCCATCCTTG CTGGAATTGTACTTTTTCTTCTAGTAGAGAAGGTAGTGAGGTATGTTGAAGATAATTCTGGAGGAACTGATACATGGGGTCACACTCACCACCACCATCATAAGAAAAGTAAGAAGTTGAAGGATGATGGCTCTGATGATGACATTCAGTCAAAATCTTCCACTGATAACGATAAGATAGCACTGGAAAAGTCATCTGAAGTTTCAGATGAATTGCTGCACGATTCATTGAAGGAAGATGCTCAAAATGGATCTCATATTAGGAAG AGGCGCACTACTATCGATGGTGAGAATGATAAACAAGATGTAGATGCAGCTAAACTCTCATCTGCTGATGTTAAAACTCCAAAAGAAGAAGATGCTCAAGCACCTAGCAATCTTGTCTTCGGTTATCTCAATCTCTTCTCTGATGGTGTT CACAATTTTACTGATGGAATAGCTTTAGGAAGTGCTTTCTTGCTTTATGGTTCAGTTGGCGGATGGTCTAGAACTCTCTTCTTGCTTGCTCATGAGATTCCTCAAGAG GTTGGAGATTTTGGTATCTTAGTAAGGTCGGGTTTTAGTGTATCTAAAGCCCTGTTTTTCAACTTTCTCTCGGCGCTCGTTGCACTAGCAGGAACAGCACTG GCTCTGCTCTTGGGACAAGATCCAGGACAGTCATCTTTGATTGAG GGATTTACAGCAGGTGGATTTATCTACATTGCTGTGGCTGGGGTGCTTGCAGAGATGAATAGCAGTAGCAAGCCCACCCTGAAAGGTATAATAGGGCAGTTGACCTCATTGATACTTGGCATGGGGGTTGCTCTATGTATTTCTCTTGTAGAATGA